The genomic window TTTTATCCTGCTCTCTACTCTCCAGTTTGAAGTTTACGTTCTTCTACGAGAACTCTCTACTATACATACAAGAACCTCGCTACGACACGCCTCTTCTCTTAAAGGCATAGCAGCAAATTATGTCTAAATGCAACAGCATGAATAATAACGCAAAAAAGTCTGCAACATGCTGGAGGGGACAGAAAAAGTACACTTACAcccatttaattattgatggcATACTCGCGAATAATCAAATCCACGCAAGTTAAACCCGCGAATGTGGAGGGACGACTGTTTATATAATGACAATCCATTTCATTAACATCATTGTAACTTCATGAACATCACTGTAACGTAGTAGATTTTTGAGGTTATTTTGTATCAGACTATGCAAAATCCAGATGGTCAAGATCATCtcatttctgtggttttgatACTGTTCAGAGATCTAATACTTTGTAATTGTGCCATTTACTGTAAGTATTACAGAAAATCACAGTTTAAATTTGTGACCCAATAATATGTATGACCATATATGATACAATTTGTCAGACATCAAGTattcaaataaacattaaatgatCTATTACAGcataaattcatttgaaaaaaagagggatagagCCAGTGAAAAGAAGGAAAGCACTATTGTTGTTACATGAAAGCGTAGACAAACTCTAGGTTTTGAAAATTTGACCAGATGGTATGCCCTGCAGCAAAATTTAGGCCTCAGCTTCCCCTAAGAAGCCTGTTATACCTAATTATGGACAAGGCACGTGCATGGAAGGGAAGCGTCACGGGGATATGACTGCTGCTGTGCTCTCTGATATGCTGATATTTTGTTTCAGCAGATCAATGTTCACAGGTGGTTTTGTTCTTAATGTCCAGTAACATTACCAGTTGATTATCACAGGAGAAAATGACTTTACATCCATTCTTTAAGGGCCAACAGAAAAAGTCACTGTTGTACTACACCGCCTGTGAGGATGTATTAGCACAAAAACAAGATTATACACCATACAGGAGATCCTGTGctgacaaaacatttgttttatttacacatttggtaccaaataaaatgtttattcagAAATACAAGTGTTTTATAGGGAAATACACCTGAGGTACTGACAAACGCTGAGGTTAGGATTATAATGAGctgttttgtcaaaaaaaaggTGAGCTCCCTCCATAACAACACCTGCACCTTCccttttcattatttatttatttcccatTTTACCAAAATCCCACATATCCTCATGTCCCACAAGGGAATTGAAAAAGCCACTATAACCCACCAACCACAAAGGTATACATGGGACCTCTTTGAGACAGAAATGACCGTGGAGGTAGCTTGTTAGCTGTCCATGCAACATAATATAACAGAAATTCTAACTTTCATGATCTCAGGTTACAGTATAGCCCAGTTAACCCACTGCTGCTCTTCAGATCAACTCAGTGGTGTGCTCACTCGATTAGCCAGTGTGTTGTTtcataaaaaacaaatccaCTCCATTATGTGGTTATGTGAGAACAGTCAGTGTGCTATGTAGTAGCCTCCCATGCTAAGTTGGGCAGTTGCCTCTGTTCACCCTAAGGCCCTCATATTCAACCTGTATGCCTACTGAATCATTCATCAACTAATAACTCAAAGAAGTAATATCATGTTTTGACTTAACCATGCAGCAGAAAAgatttctttctgtgtttaaactcttTCTGAGtttcttttcactttgaaaacagtaaTAGCCTACATATGGTTTTGACAATGTTTGAGGATATTTTAATTTGGccaagtttattttgttttgccaGAGGCAGGAACGGTTAGATAATGGTTGACAAAGAATGTCTTGTGATGGAACATGTCAAATATTGTTTGGAACTGTACAACATGCATAACTATTTTGGTACAATGAAATGACAAGGTGTTCCTACAGTGAGACAGTATGTTCCTGAAGCTAACTCCCTGAACAGAACAAACTTCTCAGAGCTGTAGCAACATGATACAAAAAGCAGTACAATGTGGAGAAGAAATACAAAGGGCTAAGGTTAGGCTAAGGCTAAGACTGTGTGAAGAAAATTTAGAGAGAAGAGTGGGAAAGGTGGAGTTCTGTTTATCTCCTGTAGttttgaggggagtgattgtgATAATCTGTGTTTTCCACAGGCTCAGCTCTCAGGGGTAAAGGCCTGCTGATCATGAGAGTAGGAGGGCTACTGAACTCCTCACTCATGCTATTTGTCATGTTACCATCATCATATGTGTAACCCCCCTTCTCTGGGATTGGTCGGGCACCGTTCTGTTGGATGATTGGCGCCCGCAGGGGAGGGTCTAAGCAGAATTCCCTCTCTTCCTGCTGGAGGTGTTTTAGAATCTCTTTGGAAAGGAAGTGGGGATCCTCTGAATGGTCATCTAAATGAAGAATAAATgcaaggatttaaaaaaaacacttaagtcTACTTGTGAAAACCAAAAGAAAGTTATCTAAAATCTGGTTCTAATATTCTGATCTCAAAGTCAATGGAATGTGTAAATGTACTGCAGTGAATACAGCTTAATAAAACCAGTGCTAtcattcttttttatatattaaatgTGAACTGAAGTCTCACCATCTAGAAGAATTAGCCTGTAACTGTTCCGGCATTCTAAGGAACTTTCCAGAATGTCCCGGAGTGTTCTGTAGAAAAGAAGAACTTGCTGTCGCCTCTCCTTCTCACTAAACCCTGCTGAGTTATCCTGAGACATCTGGTATAGGGTCAACAAGGGGGTGGCGTACTCCACCACACAGAGATGAGGCTGGAAATACCCATAGAGATAAGTGAGAACCAGATGTCAGTTCCAGTTCTAGCCACATGGTGGTGCCACATCACTTTTTCAGTGTGGTTCTGTGCTTTACAAGCTAAACTCAAGTTATAGGAGGAGTATTTGGATAAATGACAATAATAGATAAATGATCACCCTGGCATATATCCTAAGGGTGGTTTTTCCTTAATCTGAGGACTGAACCATGCGCCTTTAGATCACAGTGCGGCATTCACTCTCACGTTGTTGCCTTTAGAGCcagtatatgaatgtgtggtCCAGCTGTTCAGTTCATTGATTCTTTCAATTTGATAAGTGTCATAAGTCAAACATTAATAAAGATTGCCTCTGAAGTTGTACAGGATGGTTATTCCACTTCAGTTTTTGGAATCTGAGACTTAGtttaatatctgtgtgtgtgtgtgtgtgtgtgtgtgtgtgtgtgtgtgtgtgtgtgtgtgtgtgtgtgatgcagaaTTGGGATTGAACTAAACCATAAAATCAATATAATGTATTTGATTAGGTACATTAcagacattttacacattttatgcATGATTCATTAAACGtgatataaaacattttaatatgcaCCAATACGTAATGCAAATGATTCAATTTAAATACTGGAAAGGGGAAGGTTGAGAGAGgtgctttttctttgtctttatctctttatcttttGGAGTGCTTTATCTATCTGCTTTGAATGCAGATTACTACAGCTATCTGCATTCAAAGCAGCCAAAATGTGAACAAACGAAGTACAGTATGTCATATTTTTGGAATTTAAATCTAATTCTGTTTCCTCTGTTGATTTTCAAATTCCAATTCCaattcagtctttttctttaaaactatATTTGAATTGTTAATCTGTTAAAGAACTGATAGCAGTCCTTGCCGTATCACCTTCTGTACATTCCAGTGAACATACACATAATGTACACATTAAACAGtactgcacacaaacagacttcaCACGGCTTTCCACAGGCATGTCATAACAGAGGTGATGGAGTGCAGTAGGACTTTTCTCACCTCTTTGTTATTGTCTATAACTTTATAGACGCTGTGCTTGTACACACGACTCCTCACCCCTGCTCTGTCCCTCTCCAGCTGGGGAAGGTTTTTGTGGAAGCTGACAAGGttatcctcctcctccagtttAGCAGACACAGCTGCGTTGAGGGGAAGGAGGATGTAGAGCCTCGGAGATCTGAGGACTTCTCCGGTTAAGTTATAATACTGTTTAACCAGGCCCTCGAGCTCTAGAGCAGCACAATCAGAAAAACGGAAATCAGGCAGGAATTCCTCATTCAGCCATAGCTGTGTATTAGTCCTATTTACACATTCATTAAAACGGAAATCAGGCAGGAATTCGTCATTCAACCCTAGCTGTGTATTAGTCCTATTTATACTTTCATTAAAACCGGAATCAGGCAGGGATTCTTCATTCAGCAATAGCTGTGTATTAGTCCTATTTACACATTCATTAAAACGGGAATCAGGCAGGAATTCCTCATTCAACCATAGCTGTGTATTAGTCCCATTTACACTTTCATTAAAACGGGAATCAGGCAGGGATTCTTCATTCAGCAATAGCTGTGTATTAGTCCTATTTACACATTCATAAAGTTTTTATATCCGTTCCCCCATGGGGATGTAAATTATATTTTCTTCTCTGACTGGTCCCGATCTTTTCTGAATATCATGAGAGCTTTCTCATTGCTATAAGAAAACAGCTAAGGCTGAATGGGTGATAATATGACCAGCTGGATGGTATTATGATAGCGTTGTATCTAGTTGATGTTGTACCCACCATAACAACAGTCTAACTCCTCATCCAGTGTTAAGAAAATAGATCAGTCACACAagtgaagaaacagaagagagagcagtgttctgtgctgtggtatAAACTGGCCTCTGCCAATATTTTTAACAGactatctgttttcttttcttttgagtaGCAGGTGGCAGCACTACACTAGCCAGCACTATCATTAGATGGTTGTGAATAAAGAGATTTACCTGGCAGTACTAATTTGAGGTAGCCCAGATAGAAGGACCAAGCCAACCCATGAGCCACGTTCATCTTCCGCGATTCACAGATTTCTGAGATCTCCACAGGAGACAGATTCTAagtgaaaagaattaaaaagcTTTAGAATCAAGCTCAGGGAGACCCTGTAGAAACAATGTTAACAAATATCACACACGTCTTGTTCAATTCTGGACAAAATATCTTACAGCTTTCATAGAATAATGGAATTGTTTGCGTATTGGTCGAATGAACGTCAGGACTTCATCGAGCTGACAATCCAAATATCAATCTAAAGAAACTACAGGTGGCGCTGTCTGTACTAGAGGTGTGATGTTGGGCCCTATTGTAGAGttagatttagatttaaaatctctgtgatcacacacacacacacacacacacatgcactgtgagcagtgagtagtAAATTTAACcccctgcatttaacctatcctATACACACCATAATGTAAGGCAGCAAAAGGTGTAGTGTGTTGTTCTATGTCACATATTACATAACTATTACATGAAACAATGTACATGATCATTATTTTTGTGAACAGTTATAcagatgtgtctgtctgtgtgaggagCAGATTTGACTTGTTTAAccagcttatttttttttttttttaatgagttccATTCACGACAATGCAATGACTCAATGTTTTCAGTAC from Chanos chanos chromosome 2, fChaCha1.1, whole genome shotgun sequence includes these protein-coding regions:
- the sting1 gene encoding stimulator of interferon genes protein, producing MPLMGESSLVPCPRGKLPVLLSVVLFAIILVAVVVFHDRSSSSIPFWDLAVLGIFSLTLGPTVYGLCLFIEEWLFHSHQRYGGNLSRMLAACFGGRAQLAVCMAVLMLLVREGSLSSEQWNLVALCSALYLLFKSLGVLNLSPVEISEICESRKMNVAHGLAWSFYLGYLKLVLPELEGLVKQYYNLTGEVLRSPRLYILLPLNAAVSAKLEEEDNLVSFHKNLPQLERDRAGVRSRVYKHSVYKVIDNNKEPHLCVVEYATPLLTLYQMSQDNSAGFSEKERRQQVLLFYRTLRDILESSLECRNSYRLILLDDDHSEDPHFLSKEILKHLQQEEREFCLDPPLRAPIIQQNGARPIPEKGGYTYDDGNMTNSMSEEFSSPPTLMISRPLPLRAEPVENTDYHNHSPQNYRR